The Macaca fascicularis isolate 582-1 chromosome 5, T2T-MFA8v1.1 genome segment ACCAGACATATATAGTTACAGATTTCCAGGTAAGGTCAAAACATGGGGAAAATATCCCTTTGTAATATTCCCCCTGGCATTTGTTTTCTCCACCtgcttgtttctctctctctctctctctctctctctctctctctctctctctctctctcagagacagggtcttgctctcgcttgttgcccaggctggaatgcagtggtacaatcatagctcactgcaatcctgaaatcctgggctcaagcaatcctctcacctcagcctctcaagtaactaggactacaggcaagcgtCACCAAGCATGACCTGGAATCTCTTTTAAATAGGATAGAATCCTTTCTGAACTGGCAAAGAATCTTAACATGAAAATGCCTAGGGGGGTGATATTGACCTAAATCTACAATAGATATAGACTTTGGCATCAGAGCTGAGGTTTGTCTGAGTAAGACTGTGTGGTGTGATGTGAGGAGAGATTTGGGACGGTGAATTCTTAAGTAAGGTTTAGGGGGAGATGCAGAAAAAGGGTCCAAAGATAAACATCTGACTGCCCCAACCACTGCCTAATAATCAGTATTCCCTTGCGATGCTCAGGCTTCAGGGATTGCCCAGTGACAAGTGACTGCAGTCTGGAAGCATTTAAGATGACTGGCACCAGACTTCTGGCGAACACAGAGGGAGAGCATTTATCCTGCCTGAAGGTTTATTCCATTTATTCCAACAGAAGTGTGATATCTCAGGCATAGGCTCAAGTCCTCTCCTCTCTGGGTATCCATGAGTGATTGCTGCCAACCACTCAGTACCTCCAAGGTCACAGCAGAGCTCTGCAGAGCAAGCCCCCAACCTGCTGAACCATCAGTCCTTTTTTCTTAGAACACTTCCCATGTCCTGACAAAACAATTCTCTAATCAAAACACCCACAATGTGGTCATTTCTATCCTCACAaaagataatataatttaaatgaaattgtgGAATGCTAAACTAGACCCAAACCCCAAAGCACTAAAATTTTCTATCAAGCAGAGCCACCTAGTGGTATaatggaacattttttaaaaattcccatttattttctcactctaGTTTACAGTTACCCACTTTAAGACTGTCGCCTCCATCTGTTTTCCTTACCAAACATCTATTTATCCAAGGTAAACAAACCTACAGTTTGTCATAATTGGAAAGTTTTATGACTAAAACAGAAGCTGAGGCAACAGTGTCTCCTTAGAAGGGCAAGAAAATGTCAATACTAATTTATTTCTAAAGATAAAGAGCCCTAGGATATTTACTTTATAGCCTTCTATTTTCTGTAACACACTTCCTCTTCTCCACACTATGCACATATCCACCCATGTAAATGGTCTCATACAATTTATAGGCACAGAGAAGCCTGGTTGCCAATCCCCTCCCTGCTATATACATATAATCTGTGGCAGAAATGAGAAGTACCTTGGGTTGTGATTtgattccttctcttccttcaagGTAGGTAAACATTCATAGTCGGCTAGGACAGAATAAAAGCAAACTCATTGTTAGTTACTGAAATTGTATCTTCTATCCACAATCCTGATACAGTTGAATACCATCGTTCTCTGATCTGTGTGGTTACTTGCGCAAAAATGGCCTCACCAAGGAGTGACAGTGGTGAAAAGATTAATGATGTCAAGGTTCTTGAAATGGAAAAAGCGCTAATAACACAGATACAAAACTTCAACATGCCTCTGACCCTGGAAAGGACACAATTCATCACTGCTTGGTTATTCTGTCCCTGTAGCACCCCAGTGCTCCAAAAGCTAGAATCTGCACGTCTCAGGATAGACACTGGCAGAAGATGGCTTCGCCTGAGGTTCCAATGTGTCTGCAGAATGATTTCCATCAGATTGCATGGTAGACAAGAATTGGGTAAAGTGGGAAAACAGCCAATCTTCCTATGGTCATGAGTTCCCTTCTATACACCACTCGTTATTTTTAAGGGCAAAAAAATTCTTGGATTCTATCACCTATATGTCAAAATAACTCAGCTTTAGTTGTCGAATAGAAATGCCTTTTCCAGTCTTCTGGTTTTAGTGAGTATGACAGAATCATGATTTTATATTTCACAAAATCTCTGGCACAAAACGTAATACAGCAACATAATAAGAAGAGATTGCCTTTCTgtagtgaatttttttcttctacttttttttctgcattttaaaaattctactatGTATGCATATTACTTTTAGCaactgaaaacaacaaaatgagatTCCCGAAGTACTATCTCAATGACCCGCCCCATCCTCAAATAGAATGGCTTTACAGAGTCCTTCTTTCCTGTTAGAAATTGTACAGGTTAGCTGAGTGGCTCTTTTTTGAAATCACATCTTGATAAGCCTCTGGTAGTAataattctttgtttgtttgtttgagatggagtcttgctctgtcgcccaggctggagtgcagtggtgcgacctcagctcactgcaaactctgcctcctgggttcaagctattctcctgcctcagcctccctagtagctgggagtacagacatgcaccaccacacccagctaattttgtattttcagtagagatggagtttcaccatgtttgccaggctggtttcgaactcctgatctcaggtgatccacctgccttggccttcaaaagtgctggggttatagacctgagccaccgtgcctggcctggtagTAATAATTCTCATAACCAGTCTCTGAATTTTCCAACTCTACTATAGAGTGTTGAATTTGACAGACTctagggtatttttttttaagataaatggtaaaaaatacaaatgatatgATAATGCTgggtttttattaatttaatctaagtagtaaaaataatttttaaagggaatttaaaaaagaaaaagcagctgtCATCATTTTAAAGTCCCATTATTGATTTACTAAAAAGTAAGGAACATATACTTCCATTACTGCCAGATATCAATTGTAAATTGTTATATGGGTTATGTGTATCACCATCTACATGAGCAATATCCAATAGAGCATTCTAAAGtgatagaaatattctatattaCACTGTCCACTTAAGTAGCCATTGGCTACTAAACactcaatatttttaactttagtcttaattaatttaaatttaaatagccacatttGGTGATTGTCTATTACGTTGAACAGCACAGATCTATGGCTACTACATTTGATCAAGTTTTATATCCATAGTCAGTTTATACTTATAGATCTCTAAATTCTGTAATATATAAGTTAATGCCAGATGCTAACTTTTTCCAGATCATTTGGCCTCAGAGATTTCCTTTCTTGAGTAAAATACCATTTTCTGCTTCAAAAAGACCATTTCAACAACttgtacagaaataaaaacaagtggCAACAATTAagctgaatatttaaatattgtcaGACCAAGTTTATTATCTGCATGTACCAGATCTAATGTGGGTTTGGGCTCTGTCTCACTCCAGGATTTATTGAGATATTTATAAAGCTGTTGCAGCCTTCTGTTactaaagaggaaagaaaaaaaaaaaaaaaactttaggttACCACATACCATTTCTATTCATGCTGTTCATCCATTTATCAAGCTCTTCCATTTCAATTTCCATAACAGAGGGTGTATCTTCCTCAAAAATAGGGCTAGAAATAGAGAGCAAAAGGCTTGTTGGAAAGAAATGTGAAATGTGTCTGATTTCATTTGGAAAGAGACTAGAGTGCTGATCCTGAGGAAGATGAACTTGATTCAGTGCCTTATGCTCTAGGGAAGCCTGAGGGCTTGCCCTTGTCCAAACTATCAAACTTCAATAGGAAGAAAGGCTACCACACAAACATACATTTATCACAGGTCCAAAAGTGGGGTGCCCACAGGCCCAGCAAGTGGACTAAAAAGGGAACCCAGGAGACTGACTGCTCCCCTGAAGGTACAAAGTCAAGTCTGCAAGGCTCCCAGGGTGAGGCCCTTCCGGGGAGTTGCCACATTAAGCATTTTAGCCTTGCTTAATTTCACTTCCTCTTCCTTGGGGTTTTTTGATCAGTGCCCCAGGTCAAGAGGCCACTGTCAACAGGCTATAGTTACCACCTGTCCCTTCAATTCCCAGGCCTTTCTCTCTTGGAGAAATGGAGCAGTTGCTTTCAGAAATTCCCCGCTCTCACTTGCAGAAGCTCAAAGTGCACAGTCAAGGGACAGAGCCCATGGTTAGTGGAgatggggctggggaaggagggacCACCAGCTCTGAAAGCAGCGTAGGCAGTACACTGTGTAGAGGAAGCCACAGTTTCTAAACCAGGAGGCTGCTTGgaaggtggggaggggatggCATCACCTCAGAACATGCTTCTGAGTGGAggcttgtttttctctctcccacccctccttccctccctcctctcccttcctcctgctcctcccactcttcccttcttcctcctctctctctcccatccctGGGGGTTCTTACTGTGCAAACTTCTGCTTCGACCAGGGCTCCCCTGCTTTGCAGGTGATAAAATTTCTAATCAGAGTAAATGAAACGACATCCTTGAAATACAACTAGGGATGGAATATTTAACTGCTATGCACTTGAAATTGGCAGCAGTCAGAATTCTTTCCTGAACGTAGGACAGCGAAATAAAGCAGATGACACACTGTCCTTGCCCAGATCACACTCACACGCTGGACAGGGTTTGGGGATGCCAGCACATCCTCCCTTAGGCTACCAGGGatctccagcccagcctgggaagCAGGAGAGCTCCGCAAGGTGTCAGAACAAAAACACCTGAAAAGGCAGCTGTCTGCCCTAACTGTTGCTGTTCACACCCCAGGTGGATCAGAAGCAGCAGGGAAAACTTACACTTTCACGTTTTCATTTCCCAGTTCatctaaaaggaaatgaacataAAGGTCATGTTAGCTTTGTTCTTCCGTAACAACTTTTAATCTCAACAACAGCTGAAGTCTGCTTTACAAAGAGAGCAAAATGacattaaataatgtttttaaaggagCGATCCTTAACTTAGAGTTAAACAAGTGCGGATTGCCATATTGAAACGAGGTCCTAATCCCTGTGAAATCTGCTTTTAGATGTGGATGGTCAGCTGAGAACACTCACTTCAGATCAGATGTTcatctgtctttatttttgacATCCACAAGAAGAGGCAAACAGTGGTAAGGAAAGGCAAGGGAGGGTGAAACAAGAGGGCTTGCTCCTTGGCCTCCTTCAGTACAATGTCCCAGATCTAAAGGTTGCTGCTTCATTTCCTGTGATACACCATGCTGAGCACTGTGGCACTGTGCCTCACTCTTGGCAGAGGATGTGGACTCTTCCATCAAGGGCTCCCCTTGGAATTTTCCTTTTACCCCTGCTCTTTGCATGGCCGGATCCCTCACATCCTCAGGGTCCCAGCTTAAATACTCTTTCCTCAGGGAGGCCTTTCCCACCTCCTCTATATAAAGCAGGGCCCGTCTTTCCTGTTGCTCCCCAGCTCAGCACCTTGCTTGCATCCTTCATAATATTGGCCACAATTTCTCATTGGTCAACTcgtctgtttgattttttttttttttctgtctgtctctctcactggaCCATAAGTACAAAGGGGCAGTGATCATGTCTGTCTTACACATTGTGGTATCCCCTCGGCTCTGAGCCAgctagcacagtacctggtaaATGCCTAGTCAATATCAGTGGAATAAATGATTAGGTGTTAACCTCAATTGTCCAGCACTGGGGTTCAACTCATGTCCAATATTTTGGACTTAGCATAGTGAAACTTCCAAGAAGCCTGTATTTAGTTCCCGTTGGTTGAGGTGAGAGTCAGGTAACTGTTTACAAAATGCCTCTAACACACATCGGACTCCAAATGAACAAGTGGTGAGAATTGGAGCCTGATGTCCCAGCTGAAGCCCTGTTTCATTTGGCAGGAGAACCAACACATCCAGAAAAATGAGGCAATGATGTTGAGTGGATAACATAGGCCTGCTGCACGATTTATGATGTGAAAATGATTGAAAAGCAAACTATTTTGTAGGGTACACCCAATAGTCAGAGGTTTCTGATCCTTGGCAATCAGAGGCCTCCTATTGTCTGTCCTGGAGAAATGGAGGTCCTCAGTGAAGGAACACAACCAGCAGACACCTGGAACTGAGTTCCTGGCGGCAGTGAGCTGCTGTAATTTCCTGTGCGTTGGCAAGCTTGAATGGCATTGCTAATCCAGGAAAGCTGGGCACAGATGTAAGTTTCATGCCATCACTGCTTGCCTTCCAAGAGCTGCAGGCTATGTCCTCTTGCCCTCCGGTAGGAATCTAAAGCTTCCTGCAGATGCCTGACTCCTCAGAAACTTAGATGGGAAAaggagaatacacacacacacacacacacacacacacatcataaaCACACACTTTCTATCCAAAATATACAGGCCATTTCCTTAAGGAATTTTACTATAAATAAAGCTCCTACACAATTGAACATCCCTACAGGTGACCCATAAAGATCCTTCTGTTTTGtcaccccctcctcctccctctccctttttcCCTGCTGAATAACCCCTGAGTAATTTCCCAGAGAGCAAGTGGCTGCATGGCCCCACCGCTGTGGGCATGGATTTATCTTTATTATCTGGGTTCCCCACAGGCTTCAGGGTGAGCAAAAGCTAGCCTGCATGCAGATGaaggaaaacttttaaaagcCATTACAAAAGTGCTCCAGATGCACCAAATGTGAAGCTCCTGTAATCAGTATTAAAACAGAGCAGAAAGCTTTCTGTGGCCTCATCTTCCCTGCTCCATGGCTATTACCTCTGCTCCAGCCACCATGGCAACAGAAAAACATCTGGGAGGGCACACAAAGAGCGGAGCATTAAACCAGGAGGGAGACCAATTACTTGTCCTCAGCAATCAGGCTCTGCCGGCTCCACTCCACCGGCCTACATCTATTGGCGAATAGCCACCTATTCCCTTTGCAACCAGGAGGCAAATGCAGCTCTTACAAAGCTCCATCTCAACCCCCCTTTCCATTTTCCCTCCAACAACCCTTCCATTTCATCTCCTCCGACCCACTTTGTCCTCCTCCTTCAGTTCCTATGTGACCCCCACTTAGCCTGACAGTACCCTCCTCTCAGATCCTCTCCTTTGTGCATTTGATAGTGGGGTTGTCTGGTGGAGGCTAGGGGAGGGCAGGAGCTACAGGAGCCTCTGTCTTCCTTATCTTGTTTCCATGCTGAGCAGTGAGCAAGAGAAAGAGTCTCTTTCCAGAAGATTTACTGAGCAAGCCAGGCATCATGTAGCCACAGCCTGTTTAAAGTGGTAGTTTATTGCCAGCTGTTTCCCCTGCAGCTCTTTCAGAGAGACCTCGCACATCAAGACACTGCAGATTTAATGCCGGGAGGTCTAGGAAGAATGATAGCAGAACATCACATTACTATACCATGTTTCCCTTTCCCTGGACATGAAATGGACAAGCCCAAAGGAAAAAGTAATTTCCAATCAGATGAAGTGTTCTAAAAGTTTTGGCCAAGTCCTCTCCCAGTGTCGATAATAAAGACTTATTTCCTGGTATAGTATAACAGACCAGGCTCTATCCATGTGGGGTAAGAAACAGTATGTCTGCTTCTGACTTTCCCAGGGGACGTAGTGTGCAGGTATCCATGCCCTCCTGTAAAGCATTTCTGTGGGAGCTTTCCAAGCAACATACTGCTCTGACCTTCCATGATAATTGTATTTTacctgaaaaaaatcacattttgctAAAGTAAACATTCTGCTTTTATGAACTTTGAGCATTCAGTTTTTCTGAAATGATAGCCCTCTGTTAAGCAGCTAGTGATCATGTCTGTATTAAAGCATTGGctgataagagaaaaaaattcaaataaaactaTCAAAAACTTTCGTGATAAGCCAATTGTTTTGAAATTCTAAGTtttctctgttgtattttttaaagttaggcATATTTAAGGTAAAAACAATGTACCAATTCATAGTAAGGATAATGTACAAATTTGGCTTTCCCTCTGAGAGTagatgttctttaaaaaacattctaACAGTCTTTAATTAAgtcacttattcaacaaacaaacaaacagctaGTGTGTGTTGGGCTAGGCATTGAGTTAGGTAAAGGGATGATAATAAGCTAGCACTTAGCACTTATGCCAGGTTCTGACTTTTTCTAAGTGATTTGCCTATATAaaccatttaattctcacaactctatgaggtaggtattgaATTTgcgcattttacagatgaagaaacttaaTCAGAGAGTCACAGTGCCAGGAAGTGCAAGCCAACCAAGCAGTGTATGTGGTTTGAGTCTGGACTGTCAACCTCAATGCCACACTGTCACACAACACAAATAAGACCAGTTCTTGGTTCTCTTGGGCCTTAACGACAACATaacccagaaagaaaagaagaaagataagaaaagaaaaaaggaaagaaggaaggaaggaaggaaggaaggaaggaaggaaggaaggaaggaaggaagcaaggaaggaagcaaggaaggagggaagcTAGTCACCAACTTATGACAATGTGAATACTGTGAACAGAGTGTGAACAAAGTATTCTGAGAGCACAGAAGAGGTGGTAATTAATTTTGCCTAGGGAGGATTATTCAAGGCTTCCTAAAAACTGGACCCTAGCAatgaggtgtggtggctcacacctgtaatcccagtgctttgggaggctgaggtgggaggatcacttgagcctaggagtttgaggcttgcCCGAGCAACAttgcaagatgctgtctctacaaaacattttttttaaatataaaaaatgaccCAGGTATGGTTGTACaggcctgtagtaccagctactctgtaggctgaggtgggaggatcgcttgagcccaagagtttgaggctgcagtgagctaggatcgtgccactgcattccagcctaggcgacagagcaaggccctgtctcttaagcaaaacaaaaacagacctgGGCCCTAAAAAATGGGATGGCAGTTTGCCAAGCAGACAAGAAGAAAATTCCAGATGGAAGAAATGGTATCAACCAGGCATGGAGGCACCCTGAAAGTCAAGTCATGTTCTGGGAACAGCAAATACTTCAAGTTACAGTGGAGGATACATGGGCCATGTCTGAGGTTGATGCTGGCTCTCACTTGTAAATGGCTTTTGAACCATGGGACTTTCCCAATGAAATTCAATGAAAAATCAATTCCTGGATTTGGAGCCTAAGAGTCCCACCATGTGAGCGGATACCTCTGACATCCCCCCAACCCTTGACTCCATTAGGTAAAACCAGCCATGGTTTGGGGAAGGAAATCATGACTTTCCCTgaattctaaaaaatttaaaaagctctgtttgcttttttttcttaagcttaGAAAGAAGCCTCCATATGACTATGTTATTAGGAAGTCCTGAAATTTCAAGCAGTAGAGAAACATGTGTATTTCCTACTTCCTTGGAATCTATTATGTCAGCCTCTGCCATGAAAGGAAATACTCTTTGGGGCTTCTTTCCCAGCTCACATTTGCCTCAGCTGCTGGCATTGAAAGGTTCCTGTGGCACAGGGACAGTGAGGGAGGCATGTGGGACAAAGGCATAGCCCCAAAGCCAGAGGTGCCCTGTAGTGGGAGTGAGGGACATAAAGTGAGTTTTGTATACATGTATGACTATGTATTGTATTAGAGATGTTCCTATCCTTTGAGTAACTTTTTGGAAAGACTATAAAGGCTTCAACTTAAAAATCAAATctgagccaagcatggtggctcacacctgtaatcccagcactgtgggaggccgaggtgggcggatcatgaggtcaggagatcgagaccatcctggctaacacggtgaaaccctgtctctactaaaaatgcaaaaaattagccaggcgaggtggcgggcgcctgtactcccagctactcaggaggctgaggcaggagaatggcgtgaacctgggaggcggagcttgcagtaagctgagatggcgccactgcactccagcctgggcgacagagcaagactctgtctcaaaaaaaaaaaaaaaaaaaaaaatagaatcgaGTAATTTTTACTACCACAAGCCAAAAGTACCCAAGTCTGCTTTGGACCTAGAACTACCCTGACCCCTAGCACGTGATGCTTCTTAAATCAGAACTGAATACTCTCAAAGTGGGTCTCTGACTGAGGGAATTTCTATCTAATTGGTTTTCAGATTGATGTTACTAATCTTTAGACAGTTGAAGAATTTGGTTATAAAAGTTAGCATAGCTTCAATGGGAACAAGAACAATGCTTCCTCCAGGACTTTTCAGGATCAAATTGGGATGTGGGGTGGCggaga includes the following:
- the TMEM154 gene encoding transmembrane protein 154 isoform X2 codes for the protein MVLIPLILLVLLLLSVVFLATYYKRKRTKQEPSSQGSQSALQTYELGNENVKVPIFEEDTPSVMEIEMEELDKWMNSMNRNADYECLPTLKEEKESNHNPSDNES